The following proteins come from a genomic window of Panicum hallii strain FIL2 chromosome 8, PHallii_v3.1, whole genome shotgun sequence:
- the LOC112903274 gene encoding phospholipase A1 EG1, chloroplastic/mitochondrial-like, producing MAVHLPMSQPSPGLCAKPPLQQRGSASTTAAVAAVATPPSTFAPQTTRLSAPSIAVNVRHTAPVVVLPERAAKKKSGETLAGMWREIQGSHDWAGLVEPLHPLLRAEIVRYGELVAATYKAFDLDAGSKRYLNCKYGKARMLEAVGMAGAGYAVTRYIYAAPDIALPGAAGPCPSRWIGYVAVASDDAARQLGRRDIVVSFRGTVTGSEWVANMMSSLEPARFDPADARPDVKVESGFLSVYTSDDATCRFTCGSCRNQLLSEVTRLINKYKHEEISITLAGHSMGSSLALLLGYDLAELGLNRVGNGNTVPITVYSFAGPRVGNTGFKNRCDELGVKVLRVVNVNDPITKLPGIFLNENSRVLGGRLELPWSCACYAHVGVELALDFFKARDPACVHDLEAYLGLLKCPKIAKVKKDGEDLISKAKKFVLQQNFDTWRWRMAAIQVGELVQAMGM from the coding sequence ATGGCGGTACACCTCCCAATGTCTCAACCTTCTCCCGGGCTCTGCGCCAAGCCGCCGCTCCAGCAGCGCGGCAGCGCATCGACCaccgcggccgtggcggcggtggccaCGCCACCCTCCACGTTCGCGCCGCAGACCACGCGGCTGTCCGCGCCGTCCATCGCGGTGAACGTTAGGCACACCGCGCCGGTCGTCGTCTTGCCCGAGAgggcggcgaagaagaagagTGGCGAGACTTTGGCGGGCATGTGGCGGGAGATCCAGGGCAGCCACGACTGGGCCGGGCTGGTGGAGCCGCTGcacccgctcctccgcgccgagATCGTCCGGTACGGCGAGCTCGTGGCGGCCACGTACAAGGCGTTCGACCTCGACGCCGGCTCCAAGCGGTACCTCAACTGCAAGTACGGCAAGGCCCGGATGCTCGAGGCGGTCGGCATGGCCGGCGCCGGCTATGCCGTCACGAGGTACATCTACGCGGCGCCGGACATCGCCCtccccggagcggcggggccGTGCCCGAGCCGGTGGATCGGATATGTGGCGGTCGCGTCCGACGACGCGGCGCGGCAGCTCGGACGCCGCGACATCGTCGTGTCGTTCCGGGGCACGGTCACCGGGTCGGAGTGGGTGGCCAACATGATGAGCTCCCTCGAGCCGGCGAGGTTTGACCCGGCGGACGCCCGCCCGGACGTCAAGGTCGAGTCGGGGTTCCTCTCCGTCTACACCTCTGACGACGCCACCTGCAGGTTCACCTGCGGGAGCTGCCGGAACCAGCTCCTCTCGGAGGTGACAAGGCTCATCAACAAATACAAGCACGAGGAGATCAGCATCACCCTGGCCGGCCACAGCATGGGCAGCTCCCTCGCCCTCCTGCTCGGCTACGACCTCGCCGAGCTCGGCCTCAACCGTGTCGGCAACGGCAACACCGTGCCGATCACCGTCTACTCCTTCGCCGGCCCGAGGGTCGGCAACACGGGGTTCAAGAACCGGTGCGACGAGCTCGGCGTGAAGGTGCTAAGGGTGGTGAACGTCAATGATCCTATCACCAAGTTGCCCGGCATTTTCTTGAACGAGAATTCTAGGGTTTTGGGAGGCAGGTTGGAGCTTCCATGGAGCTGTGCGTGCTACGCGCATGTCGGCGTCGAGCTTGCCCTGGACTTCTTCAAAGCAAGAGATCCTGCTTGTGTGCATGACCTGGAGGCCTACTTAGGGTTGCTCAAGTGCCCTAAGATTGCAAAGGTGAAAAAGGACGGGGAGGATCTTATAAGCAAGGCCAAGAAGTTTGTGCTTCAACAAAATTTTGATACTTGGAGGTGGCGAATGGCTGCAATCCAAGTGGGTGAGTTGGTACAAGCCATGGGGATGTAG